Proteins from a single region of Cytophagaceae bacterium:
- a CDS encoding gliding motility-associated C-terminal domain-containing protein has translation MGFGFFIPDSQAQGLCIDPAYEAGNFDLNSTTVCLPGIVSITDQSGGTDIKYIFDYQNQNLEEALSQAQASTTFDYSSIAVKPKTFTVMQIGKKNGKTMIACKKINAKKGNSVVYGYSICNIGNLEINIPVDPINDYDKYKVTIFNPFTVIDFQKNDIPKKLNFVIGLNTRFKIEGIYNDASKNCNGNIDEEILPFPNFTGMDYPFNPNIDEIELTSLDKARLTFSGPTINDNDPDKLFNLYKYVKGSPITYTPAIKDIKPGNYEITIDNNSLSYCFFVQREKNSCNLKERSAEICTNPINPVTGISFTPPSRINLSWEKYPNTIFGQVSTPPYSFNHTQKIQKIERKIQQNNIPVGAFSTQYSDLSVNCKNEYCYRIVREVSGFYNPQTSGNFFPLKFKSKSISNQVCFDGSKQKPVPITDLWVDTEPTNQNRIFFKSNTTWPLAKSKFYLLKQNNGNYKIIDSTLNNSIFNIQDDELVTKSESYKIQYKDICNALSDESPEVASIFLKSEDNQEIEWTNTIPFSQNNIQNYNILFLDENTLNITDSVSQPSNLQTYVPDISRYESKAPLRLSAVSGTVPPRYSHTNTITIPIFQRISLPNVFTPNGDGKNDTLKIIGGIYNKNVISFKMEIFDRFGSTIYSFDENNPIWDGRVNKKILTIGIYFYRIYAKFKNGEIMTKNGMLEILH, from the coding sequence ATGGGATTCGGTTTTTTTATCCCGGATTCCCAAGCCCAGGGCTTATGTATTGACCCTGCTTATGAAGCTGGTAATTTTGATTTAAACTCAACTACGGTTTGTCTTCCCGGCATTGTGAGTATCACTGACCAGTCAGGAGGTACCGATATCAAATATATTTTTGACTATCAAAACCAAAACCTCGAAGAAGCTCTATCTCAGGCACAGGCAAGCACGACATTTGATTATTCATCCATTGCAGTAAAACCTAAAACCTTTACTGTTATGCAAATAGGCAAAAAAAATGGAAAAACTATGATTGCGTGTAAAAAGATAAATGCTAAAAAAGGAAATAGTGTAGTTTATGGTTATTCTATCTGCAATATAGGTAATTTAGAAATTAATATCCCGGTTGACCCCATAAATGACTATGACAAATATAAGGTGACAATTTTCAATCCATTTACCGTGATTGATTTTCAAAAAAATGATATTCCGAAAAAATTGAATTTCGTGATTGGATTAAACACAAGATTTAAAATTGAAGGAATTTATAATGACGCCTCTAAAAACTGCAATGGAAATATAGATGAAGAAATTTTGCCATTCCCAAATTTCACCGGGATGGACTACCCTTTTAATCCAAATATTGATGAAATCGAGCTAACCAGCCTTGACAAAGCCAGGTTAACTTTTTCAGGCCCAACCATTAATGATAACGACCCAGATAAATTATTTAATTTGTATAAGTATGTAAAAGGAAGCCCAATTACATATACACCAGCAATTAAAGATATAAAGCCCGGGAATTATGAGATTACCATAGATAATAATAGTCTTTCCTATTGTTTTTTTGTTCAGAGAGAAAAGAATAGCTGTAATTTAAAGGAAAGGTCAGCGGAGATTTGTACTAATCCAATTAATCCTGTAACTGGTATTTCATTCACCCCTCCTTCAAGAATAAATCTTTCCTGGGAAAAGTACCCTAACACAATTTTTGGTCAGGTAAGTACACCGCCTTACAGTTTCAACCACACCCAGAAAATTCAAAAAATTGAAAGAAAAATACAGCAAAACAATATTCCAGTTGGTGCCTTCAGTACACAATATTCTGATCTGTCTGTCAATTGTAAAAATGAATATTGTTACAGAATTGTTAGAGAAGTTTCAGGTTTTTACAACCCACAAACTTCCGGCAATTTTTTCCCTTTAAAGTTCAAAAGCAAAAGTATTTCTAATCAGGTATGTTTTGATGGCTCGAAACAAAAACCAGTGCCAATAACTGACCTTTGGGTAGATACTGAGCCAACAAATCAAAACCGTATTTTTTTTAAAAGTAATACTACCTGGCCTCTGGCGAAATCCAAATTTTATTTGTTAAAACAAAATAATGGAAACTATAAGATTATAGATAGCACACTTAATAATAGTATCTTTAACATTCAGGATGATGAGCTTGTAACAAAATCTGAATCCTATAAAATCCAATACAAGGATATATGTAATGCCCTTTCTGATGAGTCACCAGAAGTGGCCTCAATCTTTCTCAAATCAGAAGACAATCAGGAAATTGAGTGGACAAATACCATTCCTTTCAGCCAGAATAATATCCAAAACTATAATATTTTATTTTTAGACGAAAACACTTTAAATATCACTGACTCAGTATCTCAGCCATCTAATTTGCAAACTTATGTGCCTGATATTTCCAGATATGAGTCAAAAGCTCCACTGAGGCTTTCAGCTGTTTCGGGTACCGTACCCCCAAGATATTCCCATACCAACACAATCACAATTCCCATTTTTCAAAGGATCTCGCTACCAAATGTCTTTACCCCAAATGGAGATGGAAAAAATGACACCCTTAAAATTATTGGGGGGATATATAATAAAAATGTAATTTCTTTTAAAATGGAAATCTTTGATCGATTTGGATCGACAATTTATTCTTTTGACGAAAATAACCCAATTTGGGATGGACGAGTAAACAAAAAAATCCTCACTATCGGTATTTATTTTTACCGCATTTATGCAAAATTTAAAAACGGTGAAATCATGACAAAAAACGGAATGCTCGAAATATTGCACTAA
- the rimO gene encoding 30S ribosomal protein S12 methylthiotransferase RimO translates to MKAKGNKKSKINIVTLGCSKNLVDSEVLFTQLKGNGMDVSHESEKDDSQIVVINTCGFIDNAKQESIDTILRYVEAKEAGHVEKVYVTGCLSHRYKDDLEKEIPQVDSWFGTNELPRLLKTLKADYKHELVGERLLTTPSHFAYLKIAEGCDRPCSFCAIPLMRGKHESRPMDELVLTAKNLAAKGTKELILIAQDLTYYGLDIYKKRNLSELLDKLSDVEGIDWIRLQYAYPSGFPMDILDIMAKKPNICNYLDMPLQHGSSEMLKLMRRGIDRPKTEDLLAKIRDKVPEIAIRTTLITGHPGETEEMFEEMYDFVQKQRFDRLGVFQYSHEEQTHSYTMPDDISDEIKQERTDIIMELQQGISEELNQKKIGNTFKVLFDRKESGHFIGRTEFDSPEVDNEVLIPASQYVRVGDFANVKITSATEFDLFGELV, encoded by the coding sequence ATGAAAGCAAAAGGCAATAAAAAATCGAAAATCAATATAGTTACTTTGGGGTGTTCCAAAAATTTGGTTGACTCTGAAGTACTTTTTACCCAACTCAAAGGCAACGGAATGGACGTAAGCCATGAGTCAGAAAAAGATGATTCTCAGATTGTAGTAATCAATACTTGCGGATTTATCGATAACGCCAAGCAGGAAAGCATTGACACCATCCTTCGATATGTTGAAGCCAAAGAAGCCGGCCATGTTGAGAAGGTTTACGTTACCGGCTGTCTTTCGCATCGTTACAAAGACGACCTCGAAAAAGAAATACCTCAAGTTGACTCCTGGTTTGGCACAAATGAGCTTCCAAGATTGCTTAAAACACTTAAAGCAGACTATAAACATGAACTTGTAGGCGAAAGACTTTTAACCACACCTTCTCATTTTGCTTATCTTAAAATCGCTGAAGGATGTGACCGTCCTTGTAGCTTCTGTGCCATACCTCTCATGCGTGGAAAGCACGAATCACGTCCGATGGATGAATTGGTGCTAACTGCAAAAAATTTGGCAGCAAAAGGCACTAAAGAACTAATTTTGATAGCTCAGGATCTCACTTATTATGGTCTGGATATTTACAAAAAAAGAAATCTTTCAGAGCTTCTGGATAAACTCTCAGATGTAGAAGGCATTGATTGGATCAGACTACAATACGCCTACCCTTCCGGTTTCCCGATGGACATTTTGGATATAATGGCCAAAAAACCTAATATCTGCAATTACCTTGACATGCCCCTTCAACATGGCTCCAGCGAAATGTTGAAATTAATGCGAAGAGGGATAGACCGCCCGAAAACCGAAGATTTATTAGCAAAAATCAGGGACAAAGTTCCTGAAATTGCCATCCGTACTACTTTGATAACAGGGCATCCTGGCGAAACTGAGGAGATGTTTGAAGAGATGTATGATTTTGTGCAAAAACAAAGGTTTGACCGTCTGGGAGTTTTCCAATACAGCCACGAAGAACAAACCCACTCCTACACTATGCCTGACGATATTTCAGACGAAATAAAACAAGAACGTACCGACATAATCATGGAACTTCAACAGGGGATATCGGAAGAACTCAACCAGAAAAAAATCGGGAACACATTCAAAGTGCTTTTTGATCGTAAAGAAAGCGGACATTTTATTGGCCGTACTGAATTTGACTCTCCCGAAGTTGACAACGAAGTGCTCATACCAGCTTCACAATATGTAAGAGTTGGGGACTTTGCAAATGTAAAAATCACTTCAGCTACTGAATTTGACCTGTTTGGCGAACTCGTCTAA
- a CDS encoding serine hydrolase — protein sequence MKKLLLFIFLLLFFQNVNAQLSEKEIDDLVNKTLNAFDVPGIEVGIVKDGKLIHAKGYGLRSLKTRQKVDENTLYGIASNSKAFTAAALGMLIEENKLTWDTPVSDIIPEFKMHDPYVTAQFTVRDLLTHRSGLGLGAGDLMFWPDSNTFTKKEIIHNLRFLKPVSSFRTKYDYDNLMYIVAGEIVARVSGISWEEFIQKRIFDPLEIKNSAPSYHLLKNKTNVIDPHAVVNGKVQVIRRDWSQNANAAGGIYASVSDMSKWMQVLLTKGKYGSNLEKKLFSEKTLDELWTPQTIIPVKNPGTYNTHFSAYGLGWFLSDVKGYKQATHTGGLAGIVTQTTLIPELNLAIMVYTNQQVGAAFNAITNTIKDSYLGVKGIDRLSEQLKRYQDAVKEADQITSEVANSIKTNTLNPEANKAILGTYSDNWFGDAVISEKNGQLYFESQKSLMLHGPVYHLKSNTYIVKWVERSFDADAYLMFTLDKDGKGQSFRMKAISPMTDFSFDFQDLDFNRIP from the coding sequence ATGAAAAAACTTCTCCTTTTTATCTTTCTTCTTCTCTTTTTTCAAAATGTTAATGCCCAATTAAGTGAAAAAGAGATTGATGATCTTGTAAACAAAACTCTTAATGCATTTGATGTTCCCGGAATCGAAGTCGGAATTGTAAAAGACGGAAAACTGATTCACGCCAAAGGTTATGGGCTGAGATCGCTCAAAACCAGGCAAAAAGTGGATGAAAACACCCTATATGGTATCGCATCCAATTCAAAGGCATTTACTGCTGCGGCCCTAGGAATGTTAATTGAAGAGAACAAACTCACCTGGGATACCCCTGTTTCGGATATTATTCCCGAATTCAAAATGCATGATCCTTATGTAACAGCCCAGTTTACAGTTCGTGACCTTTTGACCCATCGTAGTGGCCTTGGTTTAGGTGCAGGTGACCTTATGTTTTGGCCTGATTCCAATACTTTCACTAAAAAAGAAATCATACATAACCTGAGGTTTCTGAAACCCGTGAGTTCATTCCGCACAAAATATGACTATGATAATCTTATGTATATTGTAGCCGGAGAGATTGTTGCCAGAGTAAGCGGAATAAGTTGGGAAGAGTTTATCCAAAAAAGAATTTTTGACCCTCTGGAAATCAAAAATTCGGCACCATCATATCATTTATTAAAAAACAAAACCAATGTGATAGACCCTCATGCTGTAGTAAATGGCAAAGTTCAGGTTATCAGGCGTGACTGGAGCCAAAACGCCAATGCTGCAGGCGGAATATATGCTTCAGTAAGCGATATGAGCAAATGGATGCAGGTACTTCTAACTAAAGGAAAATATGGCTCAAACCTTGAAAAGAAATTATTTTCTGAAAAAACTCTGGATGAATTATGGACACCCCAAACCATTATTCCTGTTAAAAATCCCGGTACTTACAATACTCATTTCAGTGCTTATGGCCTGGGCTGGTTCCTTTCTGATGTAAAAGGGTACAAACAGGCAACTCATACTGGTGGATTGGCAGGAATTGTAACCCAGACTACCCTTATTCCTGAACTTAATCTGGCCATAATGGTTTATACGAACCAACAGGTGGGAGCTGCTTTTAATGCAATAACTAACACAATAAAAGACAGTTATTTGGGCGTAAAAGGTATAGATAGGCTTTCAGAGCAACTCAAACGATATCAGGATGCTGTAAAAGAAGCTGACCAGATTACATCAGAAGTTGCAAACAGTATTAAAACTAATACATTAAACCCTGAGGCAAATAAAGCAATTTTAGGAACTTACTCCGACAATTGGTTTGGAGATGCCGTGATTTCAGAAAAAAACGGGCAACTGTATTTTGAATCCCAAAAGTCATTGATGCTTCATGGGCCTGTATATCATTTAAAAAGCAATACTTACATAGTAAAATGGGTTGAACGCAGCTTTGACGCGGATGCTTATCTTATGTTTACTTTAGACAAAGATGGAAAAGGACAATCATTCAGGATGAAGGCTATCTCGCCAATGACCGACTTTAGTTTTGATTTTCAGGATCTTGATTTTAATCGGATTCCATAG
- a CDS encoding outer membrane beta-barrel protein, which translates to MSKREIKPRESTVFNEPAPESEFKNFMNFRIGIKGGLGNIMGKSGTDPYDLYKEKLLRGYMYGADAAYFFKDNVGLGLTFTNYNSNNSSDGLDYPNLFTGEAITKGELSNKVSHKFIGPTFLVRKSIDFKTFVVLTASPGMYFYSDKGMTNKSNFKFTGNSFGGAATLGLDFLLGNDIFGRDIILSLEAGYNYGQITKLNLGDANGVKTLEKNNHINLNRLDFGIGLRFTRFPMYLR; encoded by the coding sequence TTGTCAAAAAGAGAAATTAAACCCAGAGAAAGTACAGTTTTCAATGAACCCGCACCGGAATCGGAGTTTAAAAATTTCATGAACTTCAGAATAGGAATAAAAGGTGGATTAGGGAATATAATGGGTAAATCAGGAACAGACCCTTATGATTTATACAAAGAAAAACTACTAAGGGGATATATGTACGGAGCAGATGCTGCCTATTTTTTTAAAGATAATGTTGGATTAGGTTTAACTTTTACAAACTACAATTCAAACAATTCATCTGATGGCCTCGATTATCCAAATCTATTTACTGGAGAGGCTATTACTAAAGGGGAACTTTCAAATAAGGTTTCGCACAAATTTATTGGACCAACTTTCTTGGTAAGAAAAAGTATTGACTTCAAAACATTTGTGGTGTTAACGGCTAGTCCGGGTATGTATTTTTATTCTGATAAGGGAATGACCAACAAGTCCAATTTTAAGTTTACCGGAAATAGTTTTGGCGGTGCAGCTACGTTGGGTCTTGACTTTTTGTTGGGAAATGATATTTTTGGAAGAGATATAATTTTGAGCCTTGAGGCAGGTTACAATTACGGGCAGATAACTAAGCTTAATTTGGGGGATGCAAATGGAGTAAAGACTCTTGAAAAAAATAATCATATTAATCTTAACCGTCTTGATTTTGGAATAGGTTTAAGGTTTACACGTTTTCCAATGTATTTGCGATAA